A single Campylobacter concisus DNA region contains:
- a CDS encoding aldehyde dehydrogenase family protein has product MKLLEKYGLFINGEWRDAKDGATLDAKNPANGEHLAKIADATEEDVNDAVRAAREAFKKFKHTTISERAKLLNKIADIIDENKEHLAKVESMDNGKPIRETLNVDIPFAAEHFRYFAGVIMGEEGSANVLDEKQLSIVLREPIGVVGQIVPWNFPFLMAAWKLAPVIAAGDASVFKPSSETSLSVLELFRLIDKILPKGLINIITGKGSKSGEWIKNHPGLDKLAFTGSTEIGRDIAIAAARRIIPATLELGGKSANIFFSDANLDKALDGLQLGILFNQGQVCCAGSRIFVEESFYDKFIEAAVKKFSTIKVGDPLDPSTQMGSQINKKQAEQILNYVEIGKKEGAKVAVGGKAYTANGCDKGAFVEPTLLVDVTNDMRVAQEEIFGPVGVVIKFKDEAELIKMVNDSEYGLGGGIFTQDITKALRVARSMETGRVWINTYNQIPAGSPFGGYKNSGIGRETHKIILEHYTQMKNIMIDLTGKVSGFYAQ; this is encoded by the coding sequence ATGAAACTACTAGAAAAATATGGGCTTTTCATAAATGGTGAGTGGCGTGACGCAAAAGACGGTGCTACACTTGATGCAAAAAATCCAGCAAACGGCGAGCACCTTGCAAAGATCGCTGATGCTACCGAAGAAGATGTAAATGACGCTGTACGTGCTGCACGTGAGGCTTTTAAGAAATTTAAACATACTACAATTAGCGAGCGTGCAAAGCTACTAAACAAGATCGCTGATATCATTGATGAAAACAAAGAGCACTTGGCAAAAGTTGAGAGCATGGACAACGGCAAGCCGATCCGCGAGACGCTAAATGTTGATATTCCTTTTGCGGCAGAGCATTTTAGGTACTTTGCTGGCGTCATCATGGGTGAAGAAGGCAGTGCAAACGTACTTGATGAGAAACAGCTCTCTATCGTTTTACGCGAGCCAATAGGCGTTGTGGGTCAGATCGTGCCTTGGAATTTCCCATTTTTAATGGCAGCTTGGAAGCTAGCTCCAGTGATCGCAGCAGGCGATGCAAGCGTGTTTAAGCCTTCAAGCGAGACAAGCCTAAGCGTGCTTGAGCTATTTAGGCTGATAGATAAAATTTTGCCAAAAGGTTTAATAAACATCATAACTGGTAAAGGCAGCAAGAGTGGTGAGTGGATCAAAAACCATCCAGGCCTTGATAAGCTAGCATTTACTGGCTCAACCGAGATCGGCCGTGATATCGCCATAGCAGCGGCTCGCCGTATCATCCCAGCCACACTTGAGCTTGGTGGCAAGAGCGCAAATATCTTCTTTAGCGACGCAAATTTAGATAAAGCGCTTGATGGCCTTCAGCTTGGCATTTTGTTTAACCAAGGTCAAGTTTGCTGCGCAGGTTCAAGAATTTTCGTAGAAGAGAGCTTTTACGACAAATTTATAGAGGCTGCAGTTAAGAAATTTAGCACCATAAAAGTTGGCGATCCGCTAGATCCTAGTACTCAAATGGGCTCACAAATCAATAAAAAACAAGCTGAGCAAATTCTAAACTACGTCGAGATCGGCAAAAAAGAAGGCGCAAAAGTGGCAGTCGGTGGCAAAGCCTACACAGCAAATGGTTGCGACAAGGGCGCATTTGTCGAGCCAACGTTGCTAGTTGATGTGACAAATGATATGAGAGTAGCTCAAGAAGAAATTTTTGGACCAGTTGGCGTTGTCATCAAATTTAAAGATGAAGCCGAACTCATCAAAATGGTAAATGATAGCGAATACGGCCTAGGTGGCGGAATTTTCACGCAAGACATCACAAAAGCACTTCGCGTTGCAAGGTCTATGGAGACTGGCAGAGTCTGGATCAACACCTACAACCAAATCCCAGCAGGCAGCCCATTTGGCGGATACAAAAACTCAGGTATCGGCCGCGAAACTCACAAGATCATCCTTGAGCACTACACTCAAATGAAAAACATCATGATCGACCTAACCGGTAAGGTCAGCGGCTTTTACGCACAATGA